In Dysidea avara chromosome 3, odDysAvar1.4, whole genome shotgun sequence, a single window of DNA contains:
- the LOC136250512 gene encoding uncharacterized protein, which produces MSTYLTLGDFGKKVTTKSAECQVLINHGLLQMYGFNHEEAIRCFQKSLTYDADCAMAHYFIGYSNAANYNNPDGLDHAAAFQESKNAMEKAKDGNVSEWEMALIKAQQSRFCWPPGSESAGMLNKNYANEMRSVYQKFGGSDVDIAAFFAESLMMLAPWKLWTSPPEYKPAIPETEELVSVLETALKVYPTHPGLCHYYIHTMELSATPEEALPAADALRSGFEQGHLIHMPSHIDMWVGQYKEAIEINKKGIMADKLYVKHTGQNNEFYKMYRLHNYHFTVWAALFDGQFATAMEYAEGSEKQLGPETVTFKLDGTPLGSLYLEPFTSVPWHVLIRFGKWEDIISRPLKEDKDMYASAVATAHYSRAIAFAVLGRLKEADAERSHFYTALNNKALELRYLFNNIMHDPENHNGILDIAEAVMNGEVEYHKGNIEEAFKHLRLAMERDTNLVYDEPWGWMIPVRHILGALLLEQGRAVEAEVVYKEDLKQYKDNLWSLLGLYQALKQQGKAEAETIHKLFEKVSVRADVPIKASCLCATKLCCK; this is translated from the coding sequence ATGTCTACTTACTTGACTTTGGGAGATTTTGGAAAGAAAGTGACCACCAAATCGGCCGAATGCCAGGTTCTTATCAACCATGGCTTGCTACAAATGTACGGATTTAACCACGAAGAAGCAATCCGATGCTTTCAAAAATCGCTCACTTATGACGCGGACTGTGCCATGGCTCACTACTTTATTGGCTACAGTAATGCTGCCAACTACAACAATCCGGATGGCCTGGATCATGCCGCTGCTTTTCAAGAATCAAAGAACGCCATGGAGAAAGCGAAAGACGGGAATGTATCTGAATGGGAAATGGCTTTGATCAAGGCTCAGCAGTCTCGCTTTTGTTGGCCCCCCGGTTCAGAGTCAGCAGGaatgctaaataaaaactatgCTAACGAGATGAGATCTGTGTATCAGAAGTTTGGAGGTAGTGACGTAGATATTGCTGCCTTCTTTGCTGAATCACTGATGATGCTAGCACCATGGAAGCTGTGGACATCACCTCCAGAATACAAACCTGCAATACCAGAAACAGAAGAGTTGGTTTCTGTTCTGGAAACTGCTCTGAAGGTGTACCCTACTCACCCAGGGCTTTGCCACTACTACATTCACACGATGGAGCTATCAGCCACACCAGAAGAGGCTTTGCCAGCAGCTGATGCACTACGAAGTGGGTTTGAACAAGGTCATCTTATCCATATGCCAAGTCATATTGATATGTGGGTAGGACAGTACAAAGAGGCAATTGAAATCAACAAGAAGGGTATTATGGCAGACAAGCTATATGTAAAACACACTGGGCAAAACAATGAATTCTACAAAATGTATCGGCTCCACAATTACCACTTCACAGTATGGGCAGCATTGTTTGATGGGCAGTTTGCCACAGCCATGGAATATGCTGAAGGCAGTGAGAAACAACTTGGACCAGAAACTGTGACGTTCAAGTTGGATGGTACACCATTGGGTTCCCTGTATCTTGAGCCATTTACGTCTGTTCCTTGGCACGTGTTGATCCGCTTTGGCAAATGGGAGGACATCATTAGTCGTCCACTGAAGGAAGACAAGGACATGTATGCCAGTGCAGTTGCTACTGCACATTATTCTAGAGCTATAGCTTTTGCGGTTCTAGGTCGCTTGAAAGAAGCTGACGCGGAACGAAGTCACTTCTATACTGCACTAAACAACAAGGCACTTGAGTTACGTTACCTGTTTAACAACATCATGCATGACCCTGAGAATCACAATGGTATTCTTGATATTGCTGAAGCTGTTATGAATGGTGAAGTGGAGTACCACAAAGGGAACATTGAGGAAGCTTTCAAGCATCTTCGCTTAGCCATGGAGCGTGACACTAACTTGGTATACGATGAGCCGTGGGGATGGATGATACCTGTACGACATATTCTTGGTGCTCTATTGCTTGAACAAGGGAGAGCTGTAGAGGCTGAAGTTGTGTATAAAGAGGACCTAAAACAGTACAAGGACAACCTATGGTCATTGCTAGGCTTATACCAGGCTTTGAAGCAGCAAGGAAAAGCAGAAGCCGAAACTATTCATAAGTTGTTTGAGAAAGTGAGTGTCCGTGCTGATGTTCCCATTAAAGCATCATGTTTATGTGCTACCAAACTGTGTTGTAAGTAA
- the LOC136250510 gene encoding uncharacterized protein — MSTYLTLGDFGKKVSTQSAECQLLINNGLLQMFGFNHEEAIRCFKKSLTYDKNCAMAHYFIAYSNAANYNNPVGLDYGAAYKETKLAMEKAKQGNVSEWEMALIKAQQHRFCWPPNSKPLEVLNKNYANKMRSVYRKFGLADADITTFFAESLMVLEPWKLWTPAPEYKPGIPETMELVSVLEKALKAYPNHPGLCHFYIHTMELSATPEKALPAADSLRTSAFEQGHLIHMPGHIDMWVGRYCEAIETSKKGIAVDQLYMKETGHDIEFYKMYRMHNYHFTVWAAMFDGQYATAIMYAEESEKQLGPETISFMVEDVAVGACYLEPFTCLPWHVLIRFGKWEEIISRPLKEDKDMYASATTTAHYARAIAFAVTGRLKEADKERSKFYTALHSKALIGRSLLHNAMHDPERHNGILDVAEAVMNGEVEYHKGNVQEAFKCLRLAAHRDANLVYDEPWGWMMPVKHVIGALLVEQGKPADAEVVYRQDLAHYKNNLWSLRGLHQTLEQQGKTDEAELTLKAFEKASARSDINLYASCLCATKLCCRKTT, encoded by the coding sequence ATGTCTACGTACCTGACGTTGGGAGATTTTGGAAAGAAAGTGTCCACCCAATCGGCCGAGTGTCAACTATTGATTAACAATGGACTGTTACAAATGTTCGGATTTAACCACGAAGAAGCGATCCGATGCTTCAAGAAATCACTCACTTACGACAAAAACTGCGCAATGGCGCATTACTTCATCGCCTACAGCAATGCAGCCAACTACAATAACCCAGTGGGACTGGACTATGGGGCTGCTTACAAAGAGACTAAGCTAGCTATGGAGAAAGCTAAACAGGGCAATGTGTCGGAATGGGAGATGGCATTGATCAAAGCCCAGCAGCATCGGTTCTGTTGGCCACCCAACTCAAAACCTTTGGAAGTGTTGAACAAAAATTATGCCAACAAAATGAGATCGGTATACCGAAAGTTTGGACTAGCTGATGCAGATATCACAACTTTCTTTGCTGAATCATTGATGGTTCTGGAACCATGGAAATTGTGGACACCAGCACCAGAGTACAAACCAGGGATCCCTGAGACAATGGAGCTGGTATCTGTATTAGAAAAAGCCCTCAAAGCATATCCAAATCATCCCGGCTTATGTCATTTTTACATTCACACAATGGAGTTATCAGCTACACCGGAAAAGGCTTTGCCAGCAGCAGACTCACTACGCACTAGTGCTTTTGAGCAAGGTCATCTTATCCATATGCCTGGCCATATTGATATGTGGGTAGGACGCTACTGTGAAGCCATTGAAACCAGCAAGAAGGGTATTGCTGTTGACCAACTGTATATGAAAGAAACCGGACATGACATTGAATTCTACAAAATGTATCGAATGCATAATTACCACTTTACAGTTTGGGCTGCAATGTTTGATGGACAGTATGCCACTGCCATTATGTATGCTGAGGAATCTGAGAAGCAGCTTGGACCAGAAACAATTTCATTCATGGTAGAGGATGTGGCGGTGGGTGCCTGTTATCTTGAACCATTTACTTGCCTCCCTTGGCATGTGTTAATCCGGTTTGGCAAATGGGAAGAAATTATTAGTCGTCCATTGAAAGAAGACAAGGACATGTATGCTAGTGCAACTACCACAGCACATTATGCTCGTGCAATAGCATTTGCTGTTACTGGTCGGTTGAAAGAAGCTGACAAAGAACGGAGTAAGTTCTATACAGCATTGCACAGTAAGGCGCTAATTGGCAGGAGCCTCCTTCACAATGCCATGCATGACCCAGAGCGTCATAATGGTATTCTTGACGTTGCTGAAGCTGTGATGAATGGTGAAGTGGAGTATCACAAAGGGAATGTCCAAGAAGCCTTCAAATGTCTTCGTTTAGCTGCACACCGTGACGCTAACTTGGTCTATGATGAACCGTGGGGATGGATGATGCCTGTAAAACATGTAATCGGTGCTTTACTAGTTGAGCAAGGGAAACCTGCAGACGCAGAGGTTGTGTACCGACAGGATCTTGCTCACTATAAGAATAACTTGTGGTCATTGCGAGGATTACATCAGACTTTGGAACAACAAGGGAAGACAGACGAAGCTGAACTCACTCTTAAAGCTTTTGAGAAGGCAAGCGCCCGTAGTGACATAAATCTTTATGCATCTTGTTTGTGTGCTACTAAGCTGTGTTGCCGCAAAACTACATAA